A stretch of DNA from Synechococcus sp. JA-3-3Ab:
CTGCCGAGCCGCCGGCCTCCCGGAGGCCTTGATCCAGAGCCAATGGCCGGCAAACCTGGGTTCAACGCCAGCGCTGCCATGGTCATGGCAAACAGCCATGAAACAGCTTGTGAGTTGATCCCAGCTCCCCTCTCCCTCTGGGAGAGGGGCTGGGGGTGAGGGCCTGCCGGAGAACCGTTCAAGCTAGCCTGAAATAGCCCCAATCCCTCAATTGTTGGACATGGCCCGCTTGCTCACCAAGTTCTGGCTGCTGGAGCGCTACCTGTTTGGGCAGATGCTCACGCCGGTGCTGGCCGGTATAGCTGGGGGAACCCTGCTGCTTTTGGCAGGCCGGCTCTTTACCTTGGCCGAGCGGCTGGTCGAGGGATCCGTGCCGCCCCTGACGGTGTTGCGCCTTCTCATTTTGGATCTGCCGGAGATGGTGCTGCTGGGCATGCCCATCGCCGCTTTTTTTGCCACCATGCTCACCTTGGGCAAGCTGAGCGGCAACAGCGAGATTACCGCCATGCGGGCAGCCGGGATCCCGTTTACGCGCATTTTTCGTCCCCTGTTGCTGGTGGGGCTGCTCATGAGCCTGAGCGCTTTTTGGATCAGCAACGTGCTCCTGCCGGCCAGCAAACGAGAAATCCGCCAGATCGACCAGCAGGCGCTCCTGGCCCGGGCCACCACCCCGGTGCAATACGACGTCTTTTTCAGAACCGCCCGCGTTGGCGGGACGGAAGACAACCTCTGGTTTTTCATCCGCCAGGTGGATCCGCGGCTGAACACCATGCAGGATGTCACCATCTTGCAGGTGGATCCCTTGCCGGGGGGCAAGTACCAGTTGGCAGAGGTGACCCTGGCGGCCCAGGCGGTGTGGAATGGCCTGGACTGGACCCTCAGCGAAGGGGTGACCCACCGCTACGGCCCTGACGGCCTCAGCCTGGCCGAAGAGCCCTTCGACCGCAAGCCGCTAGAGGTCTCCCAAGATCTGGCCGCCCTGATGCAGCCGCCGGTTCCGCCCAACGAGCTGAGCCTGCCGGAGCTGGCGGAGCGCATCTCCCGCCTGGCCCGCTCCAACCTCAATACCCAGCCCCTGCGCACCGAGTTCCACATGCGCTTTTCCCTGCCCTTGGCCAGCTTTTTTGCCGTCTTGATCTCCCTTCCCCTGGGATCCACCACTGCGCGGCGGGTGGGCCGCTATGGGGGTGTCGTCTTCGGGATCCTGTTGGTGTTTGCCTACTACGTGGTGCTGAGTGTGTCTCGCAGCCTGGGCGAAGCAGGAGCCCTTCCCCCCTGGGCGGCAGCCTGGAGCTTCAACATCCTCTTCGGCGGCCTCGGCCTGCTGCTGTTGGCCCGCTTCCTGCGCTAGGGATCCCTTCTGGGCAGAGCAACCCCCGACCTAACCAGGGATCCACCGGATCCCTATAGTTTCCGTCCCCTTGCGGGGAAAAGGTAGGGATCAACCTGTGCAAGCAGCCATTCGGGGGTCCGTGCTCCGAGAGCTGTTTCCGTCCCCTTGCGGGGAAAAGGTAGGGATCAACAACGGTTGGCTAATCCGGGAAACCGGATGGGAAATAGGGTTTCCGTCCCCTTGCGGGGAAAAGGTAGGGATCAACCAAATCCAGAACCAGGTGCTTATAGCACTTGTAAAGGGTTTCCGTCCCCTTGCGGGGAAAAGGTAGGGATCAACGGCGAAAGCCTGCGGATTCCGCTTGCTCCCCGCGTACGTTTCCGTCCCCTTGCGGGGAAAAGGTAGGGATCAACCTGTAATAAAACTCGGGAAGCGGCTCCGACTATACCGGGGTTTCGGTCCCCTTG
This window harbors:
- a CDS encoding LptF/LptG family permease, whose protein sequence is MARLLTKFWLLERYLFGQMLTPVLAGIAGGTLLLLAGRLFTLAERLVEGSVPPLTVLRLLILDLPEMVLLGMPIAAFFATMLTLGKLSGNSEITAMRAAGIPFTRIFRPLLLVGLLMSLSAFWISNVLLPASKREIRQIDQQALLARATTPVQYDVFFRTARVGGTEDNLWFFIRQVDPRLNTMQDVTILQVDPLPGGKYQLAEVTLAAQAVWNGLDWTLSEGVTHRYGPDGLSLAEEPFDRKPLEVSQDLAALMQPPVPPNELSLPELAERISRLARSNLNTQPLRTEFHMRFSLPLASFFAVLISLPLGSTTARRVGRYGGVVFGILLVFAYYVVLSVSRSLGEAGALPPWAAAWSFNILFGGLGLLLLARFLR